Proteins from a single region of Chloroflexota bacterium:
- the nthB gene encoding nitrile hydratase subunit beta translates to MSGIHDMGGAPGYGRVEPELDEPVFHSEWEGRVFGLVIAVKDGLSRPRLESLDPDEYLSGYYERWMLALERGLMARGALSAEELDAKSDYFRRNPGASPTRRVDPELTERVRQGMYRQRDVRRTPARAPAFDVGDRVRARRIRHGGHTRLPGYAQGKRGVIHAVYAAYDLPDDSRENDSAPAQQLYSVRFEGTELWGASTEPGTAVHVDMWEGYLEPLGSGVAEGTDA, encoded by the coding sequence ATCAGCGGCATACACGACATGGGCGGCGCGCCGGGCTACGGGCGCGTCGAACCTGAACTGGACGAGCCGGTCTTCCACAGCGAATGGGAGGGCCGGGTGTTCGGGCTGGTAATCGCGGTCAAGGACGGCCTTTCGCGCCCGAGGCTGGAGAGTCTCGACCCGGACGAGTACCTCTCCGGCTACTACGAGCGGTGGATGCTCGCCTTAGAGCGCGGGCTCATGGCGCGGGGCGCGCTCAGCGCCGAGGAGTTGGACGCAAAGAGCGACTACTTTCGCCGGAACCCGGGAGCGAGCCCGACGCGGCGCGTCGACCCGGAGCTGACGGAACGTGTTCGCCAGGGCATGTATCGGCAGCGGGACGTTCGCAGGACGCCCGCACGGGCGCCGGCCTTCGACGTGGGGGATCGCGTGCGAGCCCGCCGAATCCGGCACGGCGGGCACACCCGCTTGCCCGGATATGCGCAGGGAAAGCGCGGCGTCATTCACGCCGTCTATGCCGCCTACGACCTGCCCGACGACAGCCGAGAGAACGACTCCGCTCCGGCACAGCAGCTCTACAGCGTCAGGTTCGAGGGAACCGAGCTCTGGGGAGCGTCGACGGAGCCGGGCACGGCCGTCCACGTCGACATGTGGGAGGGCTACCTGGAGCCACTGGGCTCGGGCGTCGCTGAAGGTACGGACGCATGA
- the nthA gene encoding nitrile hydratase subunit alpha yields the protein MSGDHDVDHHAEAESYAALRARALESLLVEKGLVTTDAIDEIVRTYEQDIGPLNGAKVVARAWVDPDYKRRLLTNGTEAIAELGFGGAEGAEIVVLESTPAVHNVVVCTLCSCYPWPVLGLPPSWYKDAAYRSRVVREPRAVLREFGLTVDESKEIRVWDSTASLRYMVLPERPHGTADLPEEELAELVTRDSMIGVALARSRSEVA from the coding sequence ATGAGCGGCGACCACGACGTCGATCACCACGCCGAGGCTGAATCGTACGCCGCGCTCCGCGCCAGGGCGCTGGAGTCGCTGCTGGTCGAAAAGGGCCTGGTGACCACGGACGCCATCGACGAGATCGTGCGGACGTACGAGCAGGACATCGGCCCGCTGAACGGCGCCAAGGTGGTGGCTCGGGCGTGGGTCGATCCCGACTACAAGCGACGCTTGCTAACGAACGGCACCGAGGCAATCGCCGAGCTCGGCTTTGGCGGCGCCGAGGGAGCCGAGATCGTGGTGCTGGAGAGCACGCCTGCGGTGCACAACGTCGTCGTGTGCACGCTCTGCTCATGCTACCCCTGGCCGGTGCTCGGCCTGCCGCCCAGCTGGTACAAGGACGCCGCCTACCGATCCCGCGTAGTCCGCGAGCCTCGCGCGGTGCTCCGTGAATTCGGCCTCACCGTTGACGAGTCGAAGGAGATCCGGGTGTGGGACAGCACCGCGTCGCTGCGCTACATGGTGCTGCCGGAGCGGCCCCACGGCACCGCCGACTTGCCGGAGGAAGAGCTGGCTGAGCTCGTGACGCGCGACTCGATGATCGGCGTGGCACTGGCGCGGTCGAGGTCCGAGGTCGCATAG